Proteins from one Setaria italica strain Yugu1 chromosome V, Setaria_italica_v2.0, whole genome shotgun sequence genomic window:
- the LOC101781503 gene encoding transcription factor bHLH30: MGSVPFGDAGGLFDGFYGGFGFGGGGHGYEEYGLGQLGGASTSPVVVDGGTEEVDAAASAELEAPERKGDHRAEKVAMALKSHSEAERRRRERINAHLATLRTMVPCTDKMEKAALLAEVITHVKKLKASAARIRTHCAVPADADDVAVELVVPDAAPPSPSHHGAGGGFLVKATLSCDDGADVFADIKSALRPLRLRVVGSEVTTLGGRVRFTFLVSPPPCGAPGGDVRGVAESVRHALQSVLDKANSALEFAPRASLLNKRRRVSTFESSSSSS, from the exons ATGGGCTCTGTGCCCTTCGGTGACGCCGGGGGGCTCTTCGACGGGTTCTATGGTGGCTTTGgctttggcggcggcggccatggataTGAAGAGTATGGGCTTGGCCAGCTGGGCGGCGCGTCGACGTCGCCTGTCGTTGTTGACGGCGGAACGGAGGAGGTGGACGCTGCTGCCTCCGCGGAGCTGGAGGCACCGGAGCGGAAGGGTGACCACCGGGCCGAGAAGGTGGCGATGGCCCTCAAGAGCCACAGCGAGGcggagcgccggcggcgggagaggatCAACGCGCACCTCGCCACGCTCCGGACCATGGTGCCCTGCACCGACAAG ATGGAAAAGGCCGCGCTGCTCGCCGAAGTAATAACGCATGTCAAGAAGCTCAAGGCCAGCGCGGCGCGCATCAGGACCCACTGCGCCGTCCCTGCCGACGCGgacgacgtcgccgtcgagctgGTGGTCCCGGACGCGGCACCACCGTCACCGTCCCACcacggcgcaggcggcggcttCCTCGTCAAGGCGACGCTCAGctgcgacgacggcgccgacgtCTTCGCGGACATCAAGAGCGCGCTGCGCCCGCTGCGGCTCAGGGTCGTCGGCTCCGAGGTCACCACGCTCGGCGGCCGCGTCCGCTTCACCTTCctcgtgtcgccgccgccgtgcggcgcgcccggcggcgacgTGAGAGGCGTCGCCGAGTCCGTGCGCCACGCGCTCCAGTCCGTCCTCGACAAAGCCAACTCCGCGCTCGAGTTCGCGCCCAGGGCGTCGCTCCTGAACAAGCGCCGGAGGGTCTCCACGTTCGAGTCCTCCAGCTCCTCTTCCTGA